A genomic stretch from Solanum stenotomum isolate F172 chromosome 8, ASM1918654v1, whole genome shotgun sequence includes:
- the LOC125872049 gene encoding serine carboxypeptidase-like 20 isoform X2 has protein sequence MARINILLQYNIVLTFLAFLFLVTEGAPPSALVTQLPGFNGTFNSKHYAGYVDIDESHGKNLYYYFVESERNPSKDPVVLWLNGGPGCSSFDGFVYEHGPFNFEAGKTNDSLPILHNNPYSWSKVSNIIYLDAPVGVGLSYSNDKADYYTGDLKTASDTHSFLLKWFEIYPEFLTNQFYISGESYAGIYVPTLASEIAKGIDAGVKPAINFKGYMVGNGVTDDIIDANALVPFQHGMGLISDKIFEEANAACQGNFYNETSQHCKDMQGKINRNVDDLNTYDILEPCYHNTVPDVTTDNSRLPMSFRKLGETKRPFPVRKRMFGRAWPYNAPVREGLVPSWPEIFKHTNYVPCISDRIATVWLNNEDVRKAIHAEPITVIGRWRLCSNKLIFTHDTGSMIPYHKNLTARGYRALIYSGDHDMCVPYTGSEKWTSSLGYAIVDEWRPWYTKEEIQGYTQGYANNLTFLTIKGAGHTVPEYKPLEALEFYERWLEGKKI, from the exons ATGGCAAGAATAAACATTCTTTTACAGTATAATATAGTCTTAACATTCTTGgcatttttgtttttggtaacAGAAGGGGCACCTCCGAGTGCACTGGTAACTCAACTCCCTGGATTCAATGGCACTTTTAACTCAAAACATTATGCTGG GTATGTTGATATAGATGAAAGTCATGGAAAGAATTTGTattactattttgttgaatctgAAAGAAATCCATCAAAGGATCCAGTTGTTCTTTGGCTTAATGGTGGACCTGGCTGTTCAAGCTTTGATGGCTTTGTCTATGAGCATG GACCTTTTAATTTTGAGGCGGGAAAGACAAATGATAGCCTGCCTATTCTGCATAACAATCCATACAGTTGGTCAAAG GTTTCCAATATAATATATCTGGATGCTCCTGTTGGTGTTGGATTATCTTACTCGAACGATAAAGCTGACTATTACACAGGGGACTTAAAGACTGCATCTGATACCCATTCGTTTCTCCTCAAG TGGTTTGAGATTTACCCGGAGTTCCTCACAAACCAATTTTACATATCTGGAGAGTCTTATGCTGGAATATACGTGCCAACTCTGGCTTCTGAAATAGCAAAAG GTATTGATGCTGGAGTAAAGCCCGCCATCAACTTTAAG GGTTACATGGTGGGAAATGGCGTGACAGATGATATAATAGACGCTAATGCTCTTGTTCCATTTCAACATGGTATGGGCCTCATTTCAGATAAAATATTCGAG GAAGCAAATGCTGCATGCCAAGGAAACTTCTACAATGAAACGAGTCAGCATTGTAAAGACATGCAAGGTAAAATTAATCGG AATGTTGACGATCTAAACACGTATGACATTCTAGAACCATGTTACCACAACACTGTACCTGATGTAACCACTGATAACTCAAGATTACCAATGAGCTTTCGTAAACTAGGTGAGACAAAAAGGCCTTTTCCTGTCAGAAAAAGAATGTTTGGCCGTGCTTGGCCTTATAATGCTCCAGTAAGAGAGGGACTTGTCCCATCTTGGCCGGAGATTTTCAAACATACAAACTACGTCCCTTGCATT AGTGATCGTATTGCTACTGTGTGGCTAAACAATGAAGATGTTCGTAAAGCAATTCATGCTGAACCA ATAACTGTGATAGGTCGCTGGCGGCTTTGCTCAAACAAACTAATCTTCACTCATGATACTGGAAGCATGATTCCATATCACAAAAACCTCACAGCTCGGGGCTACAGGGCACTCATATACAG TGGGGATCACGATATGTGTGTACCATACACTGGTTCAGAAAAATGGACAAGTTCACTTGGATATGCAATCGTGGATGAATGGAGGCCTTGGTATACGaaagaagaaattcaagg TTACACACAAGGTTATGCCAACAACCTCACTTTTCTGACTATTAAG GGAGCTGGACACACCGTGCCTGAGTACAAACCACTAGAGGCATTGGAGTTCTATGAACGTTGGCTAGAGGGCAAGAAGATATGA
- the LOC125872048 gene encoding serine carboxypeptidase-like 20 isoform X3: MARKIFILHCNILLITSFLTFLFLVTEGAPQSALVTQIPGFNGTFHSKHYAGYVNIDESHGKNLYYYFVESERNPSKDPVVLWLNGGPGCSSFDGFVYEHGPFNFELGKPSTSLPSLHNNPYSWSKVSSVIYLDSPVGVGLSYSKNKSDYVTGDLKTASDTHSFLLKWFEIYPEFLTNPFYISGESYAGIYVPTLSYEVVKGIDAGVTPAINFKGYMVGNGVTDEIIDANALVPFQHGMGLISDDLYEEATVACHGNFYEPAGSNCSDKLNRIDQVVNDLNIYDILEPCYHSKEPSVITTGNSRLPMSFRKLGETERPLPVRKRMFGRAWPFKAPVRAGHVPTWPEILNGLDVPCTDDRVATAWLNNEDVRKAIHAEQTTVIGPWELCTAKIGLSHDSGSMIPYHKNLTARGYQALIYSGDHDMCVPFTGSEKWTRSLGYPIVDKWRPWYVNEQVAGYIQGYDNNLIFITIKGSGHTVPEYKPQEALAFYARWLEGKKI; encoded by the exons ATGGCaagaaaaatctttattttacATTGTAATATactgttaattactagtttcttgacatttttgtttttggtaacAGAAGGGGCACCTCAGAGTGCATTGGTAACTCAAATCCCTGGCTTCAATGGCACTTTTCACTCAAAACATTATGCTGG GTATGTTAACATAGATGAAAGTCATGGAAAGAATTTGTattactattttgttgaatctgAAAGAAATCCATCAAAGGATCCAGTTGTTCTTTGGCTTAATGGTGGACCTGGCTGTTCAAGCTTTGATGGCTTTGTCTATGAGCATG GACCTTTTAATTTTGAGTTGGGAAAGCCAAGTACTAGCCTGCCTTCTCTGCATAACAATCCATACAGTTGGTCAAAG GTTTCCAGTGTAATATATCTGGATTCTCCTGTTGGTGTTGGATTATCTTACTCGAAAAATAAATCTGACTACGTGACAGGAGACTTAAAGACTGCATCTGATACTCATTCGTTTCTCCTCAAG TGGTTTGAGATCTACCCGGAGTTCCTCACGAACCCATTTTACATATCTGGAGAGTCTTATGCAGGAATATATGTGCCAACTTTGTCTTACGAAGTAGTAAAAG GTATTGATGCTGGAGTAACGCCCGCTATCaactttaag GGTTACATGGTGGGAAATGGCGTGACAGATGAGATAATAGACGCTAATGCTCTTGTTCCATTTCAACATGGTATGGGCCTCATTTCAGATGACTTATACGAG GAAGCTACTGTTGCATGCCATGGAAATTTCTACGAACCAGCGGGTAGTAATTGTTCAGACAAGCTTAATAGAATTGATCAG GTAGTTAATGATCTAAACATCTATGACATTCTAGAACCGTGCTACCACAGCAAAGAACCTAGTGTAATTACCACTGGTAACTCAAGATTGCCCATGAGCTTTCGTAAACTAGGTGAGACAGAAAGGCCTCTTCCTGTCAGAAAAAGAATGTTTGGCCGTGCATGGCCTTTTAAAGCTCCAGTAAGAGCGGGACATGTCCCAACTTGGCCGGAAATTCTCAATGGTTTAGATGTCCCTTGTACT GATGATCGTGTTGCTACTGCGTGGCTAAACAATGAAGATGTTCGTAAAGCAATTCATGCTGAACAA ACAACGGTGATAGGTCCCTGGGAGCTATGCACAGCCAAAATAGGTCTAAGTCATGATTCTGGAAGCATGATTCCGTATCACAAAAACCTCACAGCTCGGGGATATCAGGCACTCATATACAG TGGGGATCACGATATGTGTGTACCATTCACTGGTTCAGAAAAATGGACAAGATCACTTGGATATCCAATCGTGGACAAATGGAGGCCTTGGTATGTGAATGAACAAGTTGCAGG TTACATACAAGGTTATGACAACAACCTCATTTTTATAACTATTAAG GGATCTGGACACACCGTGCCTGAGTACAAACCACAAGAGGCGTTGGCGTTCTACGCCCGATGGCTAGAGGGCAAGAAGATATGA
- the LOC125872048 gene encoding serine carboxypeptidase-like 20 isoform X1 codes for MAKKNVLHYNILVISLLAFLFLVTEGAPQSALVTQLPGFNGTFNSKHYAGYVTIDESHGKNLYYYFVESERDPSNDPVVLWLNGGPGCSSFDGFVYEHGPFNFDFGKPSGSLPSLHNNPYSWSKVSNIIYLDSPVGVGLSYSNNKSDYVTGDLKTASDSHSFLLKWFEIYPEFLTNPFYISGESYAGIYVPTLASEVVKGIDAGVKPAINFKGYMVGNGVTDEKIDGNAIVPFQHGMGLISDDLYEEAIVACHGNFYEPADSNCSEVLNKIDQVVYDVNIYDILEPCYHSKEPSVITTGNSRLPMSFRKLGETERPLPVRKRMFGRAWPYKAPVRAGHVPTWPEILNSAEVPCTDDRVATLWLNNADVRKAIHAEPATVIGPWELCTDKIYLYHDSGSMIPYHKNLTARGYRAIIFSGDHDMCVPFTGSAVWTRSLGYPIMDEWRAWYVNEQVAGFIQGYDNNLIFMTIKDLSILSWERQMVACLFCITIHTVGLRFPI; via the exons ATggcaaaaaaaaatgttttacaCTATAACATACTTGTAATTAGTTTGTTGgcatttttgtttttggtaacAGAAGGGGCACCTCAGAGTGCACTGGTAACTCAACTCCCTGGCTTCAATGGCACTTTTAACTCAAAACATTATGCTGG GTATGTTACTATAGATGAAAGTCATGGCAAGAATTTGTATTACTACTTTGTTGAATCTGAAAGAGACCCATCAAATGATCCAGTTGTTCTTTGGCTTAATGGAGGACCTGGTTGTTCAAGCTTTGATGGCTTTGTCTATGAGCATG GgccttttaattttgattttggaaaGCCAAGTGGTAGCCTGCCTTCTCTGCATAATAATCCATACAGTTGGTCTAAG GTTTCCAATATAATATATCTGGACTCTCCTGTTGGCGTTGGATTGTCTTACTCGAACAATAAATCTGACTACGTGACAGGAGACTTAAAGACTGCATCTGATAGCCACTCATTTCTCCTCAAG TGGTTTGAGATCTACCCGGAGTTCCTCACGAACCCATTTTACATATCTGGAGAGTCTTATGCTGGAATATACGTGCCAACTCTGGCTTCTGAAGTAGTAAAAG GTATTGATGCTGGAGTAAAGCCTGCTATCAACTTTAAG GGTTACATGGTGGGAAATGGCGTGACAGATGAGAAAATAGACGGTAATGCTATTGTTCCATTTCAACATGGTATGGGCCTCATTTCAGATGACTTATATGAG GAAGCTATTGTTGCATGCCATGGAAATTTCTACGAACCAGCGGATAGTAATTGTTCAGAAGTGCTTAATAAAATTGATCAG GTAGTTTATGATGTAAACATTTATGACATTCTAGAACCATGTTACCACAGCAAAGAACCTAGTGTAATTACCACTGGTAACTCAAGATTGCCTATGAGCTTTCGTAAACTAGGTGAGACAGAAAGGCCTCTTCCTGTCAGAAAAAGAATGTTTGGCCGTGCATGGCCTTATAAAGCTCCAGTAAGAGCCGGACATGTCCCAACTTGGCCGGAGATTCTCAATAGTGCAGAAGTCCCTTGCACT GATGATCGTGTTGCTACTCTGTGGCTCAACAATGCAGATGTTCGTAAAGCAATTCATGCTGAACCA GCAACTGTGATAGGTCCCTGGGAGCTATGCACAGACAAAATATATCTGTATCATGATTCTGGAAGCATGATTCCGTATCACAAAAATCTCACAGCTCGGGGCTATCGGGCAATCATATTCAG TGGGGATCACGATATGTGTGTTCCATTCACTGGTTCAGCAGTATGGACAAGATCTCTTGGATATCCGATCATGGATGAATGGAGGGCTTGGTATGTGAATGAACAAGTTGCAGG TTTCATACAAGGTTATGACAACAACCTCATTTTTATGACTATTAAG GACCTTTCAATTTTGAGTTGGGAAAGACAAATGGTAGCTTGCCTATTCTGCATAACAATCCATACAGTTGGTCTAAG
- the LOC125872048 gene encoding serine carboxypeptidase-like 20 isoform X2: MARKIFILHCNILLITSFLTFLFLVTEGAPQSALVTQIPGFNGTFHSKHYAGYVNIDESHGKNLYYYFVESERNPSKDPVVLWLNGGPGCSSFDGFVYEHGPFNFELGKPSTSLPSLHNNPYSWSKVSSVIYLDSPVGVGLSYSKNKSDYVTGDLKTASDTHSFLLKWFEIYPEFLTNPFYISGESYAGIYVPTLSYEVVKGIDAGVTPAINFKGYMVGNGVTDEIIDANALVPFQHGMGLISDDLYEEATVACHGNFYEPAGSNCSDKLNRIDQVVNDLNIYDILEPCYHSKEPSVITTGNSRLPMSFRKLGETERPLPVRKRMFGRAWPFKAPVRAGHVPTWPEILNGLDVPCTDDRVATAWLNNEDVRKAIHAEQTTVIGPWELCTAKIGLSHDSGSMIPYHKNLTARGYQALIYSGDHDMCVPFTGSEKWTRSLGYPIVDKWRPWYVNEQVAGYIQGYDNNLIFITIKGAGHTVPEYKPREAMAFYSRWLEGKNI, encoded by the exons ATGGCaagaaaaatctttattttacATTGTAATATactgttaattactagtttcttgacatttttgtttttggtaacAGAAGGGGCACCTCAGAGTGCATTGGTAACTCAAATCCCTGGCTTCAATGGCACTTTTCACTCAAAACATTATGCTGG GTATGTTAACATAGATGAAAGTCATGGAAAGAATTTGTattactattttgttgaatctgAAAGAAATCCATCAAAGGATCCAGTTGTTCTTTGGCTTAATGGTGGACCTGGCTGTTCAAGCTTTGATGGCTTTGTCTATGAGCATG GACCTTTTAATTTTGAGTTGGGAAAGCCAAGTACTAGCCTGCCTTCTCTGCATAACAATCCATACAGTTGGTCAAAG GTTTCCAGTGTAATATATCTGGATTCTCCTGTTGGTGTTGGATTATCTTACTCGAAAAATAAATCTGACTACGTGACAGGAGACTTAAAGACTGCATCTGATACTCATTCGTTTCTCCTCAAG TGGTTTGAGATCTACCCGGAGTTCCTCACGAACCCATTTTACATATCTGGAGAGTCTTATGCAGGAATATATGTGCCAACTTTGTCTTACGAAGTAGTAAAAG GTATTGATGCTGGAGTAACGCCCGCTATCaactttaag GGTTACATGGTGGGAAATGGCGTGACAGATGAGATAATAGACGCTAATGCTCTTGTTCCATTTCAACATGGTATGGGCCTCATTTCAGATGACTTATACGAG GAAGCTACTGTTGCATGCCATGGAAATTTCTACGAACCAGCGGGTAGTAATTGTTCAGACAAGCTTAATAGAATTGATCAG GTAGTTAATGATCTAAACATCTATGACATTCTAGAACCGTGCTACCACAGCAAAGAACCTAGTGTAATTACCACTGGTAACTCAAGATTGCCCATGAGCTTTCGTAAACTAGGTGAGACAGAAAGGCCTCTTCCTGTCAGAAAAAGAATGTTTGGCCGTGCATGGCCTTTTAAAGCTCCAGTAAGAGCGGGACATGTCCCAACTTGGCCGGAAATTCTCAATGGTTTAGATGTCCCTTGTACT GATGATCGTGTTGCTACTGCGTGGCTAAACAATGAAGATGTTCGTAAAGCAATTCATGCTGAACAA ACAACGGTGATAGGTCCCTGGGAGCTATGCACAGCCAAAATAGGTCTAAGTCATGATTCTGGAAGCATGATTCCGTATCACAAAAACCTCACAGCTCGGGGATATCAGGCACTCATATACAG TGGGGATCACGATATGTGTGTACCATTCACTGGTTCAGAAAAATGGACAAGATCACTTGGATATCCAATCGTGGACAAATGGAGGCCTTGGTATGTGAATGAACAAGTTGCAGG TTACATACAAGGTTATGACAACAACCTCATTTTTATAACTATTAAG GGAGCTGGACACACCGTGCCAGAGTACAAACCACGAGAGGCAATGGCGTTCTATTCCCGGTGGCTAGAGGGCAAGAACATATGA
- the LOC125872048 gene encoding serine carboxypeptidase-like 20 isoform X8 — protein MAIKINFLQCYIVLTFLVFLFLLTEGAPQSALVTQLPGFTGKFQSKHYAGYVNIDESHGKNMYYYFVESEKNPSKDPVVLWLNGGPGCSSFDGFVYEHGPFNFELGKTNGSLPILHNNPYSWSKVSNIIYLDSPVGVGLSYSKNKSDYETGDLKTASDTHLFLLKWFEIYPEFLMNPFYITGESYAGIYVPTLASEVAKGIDAGVKPAINFKGYMVGNGVTDEKIDGNALVPFQHGMGLISDKLFEEVTVACHGNFYEPGSQNCKDKLNEIDQEVNDLNVYDVLEPCYHNTKPSVITNDNSRLPMSFRKLGETERPLPIRKRMFGRAWPFKAPVRDGLVPTWPELLNELTVPCTDDRVSSVWLNNEDVRKAIHAEQTTVIGPWELCTDSITFSHDAGSMIPYHKNLTARGYRALIYSGDHDMCVPHTGSEKWTSSLGYPIVDKWRPWYVNEQVAGYTQGYANNLSFLTIKGSGHTVPEYKPQEALAFYARWLEGKKI, from the exons ATGgcaataaaaatcaattttttacaGTGTTATATAGTTTTAACATTCTtggtatttttgtttttgttaacagaAGGAGCACCTCAGAGTGCACTGGTAACTCAACTCCCTGGCTTCACTGGCAAATTTCAGTCAAAACATTATGCTGg GTATGTTAATATAGATGAAAGTCATGGCAAGAATATGTATTACTACTTTGTTGAATCTGAAAAAAACCCATCCAAGGATCCAGTTGTTCTTTGGCTTAATGGTGGACCTGGCTGTTCAAGCTTTGATGGCTTTGTCTATGAGCATG GACCTTTCAATTTTGAGTTGGGAAAGACAAATGGTAGCTTGCCTATTCTGCATAACAATCCATACAGTTGGTCTAAG GTTTCCAATATAATATATCTGGACTCTCCTGTTGGTGTTGGATTATCTTACTCGAAAAATAAATCCGACTATGAGACAGGAGATTTAAAGACTGCATCAGATACCCATTTGTTTCTCCTCAAG TGGTTTGAGATCTACCCGGAGTTCCTCATGAATCCATTTTACATAACTGGAGAGTCTTATGCTGGAATATATGTGCCAACTCTGGCTTCTGAAGTAGCAAAAG GTATTGATGCTGGAGTAAAGCCTGCAATCAACTTCAAG GGTTACATGGTGGGAAATGGTGTGACAGATGAGAAAATAGACGGTAATGCTCTTGTTCCATTTCAACATGGTATGGGCCTCATTTCAGATAAATTATTCGAG GAAGTCACTGTCGCGTGCCATGGAAATTTCTATGAACCAGGGAGTCAGAATTGTAAAGACAAGCTTAATGAAATTGATCAG GAAGTTAATGATCTAAACGTGTATGACGTTCTAGAACCGTGTTACCACAACACCAAACCTAGTGTAATCACCAATGATAACTCAAGATTGCCAATGAGCTTTCGTAAACTAGGTGAGACAGAAAGGCCTCTTCCTATCAGAAAGAGAATGTTTGGCCGTGCTTGGCCTTTTAAAGCTCCAGTAAGAGACGGACTTGTCCCAACTTGGCCGGAGCTTCTCAATGAGTTAACCGTCCCTTGCACT GACGATCGTGTTTCTAGTGTGTGGCTAAACAATGAAGATGTTCGTAAAGCAATTCATGCTGAACAA ACAACGGTTATAGGTCCCTGGGAGCTATGCACGGACAGCATAACTTTCAGTCACGATGCTGGAAGCATGATTCCTTATCACAAAAACCTCACAGCTCGAGGATATCGAGCACTCATATACAG TGGGGATCACGATATGTGTGTACCACACACTGGTTCAGAAAAATGGACAAGTTCACTTGGATATCCAATCGTGGATAAATGGAGGCCTTGGTATGTGAACGAACAAGTTGCAGG TTACACACAAGGTTATGCCAACAACCTCAGTTTTCTGACTATTAAG GGATCTGGACACACCGTGCCTGAGTACAAACCACAAGAGGCGTTGGCGTTCTACGCCCGATGGCTAGAGGGCAAGAAGATATGA
- the LOC125872049 gene encoding serine carboxypeptidase-like 20 isoform X1, translating to MARINILLQYNIVLTFLAFLFLVTEGAPPSALVTQLPGFNGTFNSKHYAGYVDIDESHGKNLYYYFVESERNPSKDPVVLWLNGGPGCSSFDGFVYEHGPFNFEAGKTNDSLPILHNNPYSWSKVSNIIYLDAPVGVGLSYSNDKADYYTGDLKTASDTHSFLLKWFEIYPEFLTNQFYISGESYAGIYVPTLASEIAKGIDAGVKPAINFKGYMVGNGVTDDIIDANALVPFQHGMGLISDKIFEEANAACQGNFYNETSQHCKDMQGKINRNVDDLNTYDILEPCYHNTVPDVTTDNSRLPMSFRKLGETKRPFPVRKRMFGRAWPYNAPVREGLVPSWPEIFKHTNYVPCISDRIATVWLNNEDVRKAIHAEPITVIGRWRLCSNKLIFTHDTGSMIPYHKNLTARGYRALIYSGDHDMCVPYTGSEKWTSSLGYAIVDEWRPWYTKEEIQGYVQVAGYTQGYANNLTFLTIKGAGHTVPEYKPLEALEFYERWLEGKKI from the exons ATGGCAAGAATAAACATTCTTTTACAGTATAATATAGTCTTAACATTCTTGgcatttttgtttttggtaacAGAAGGGGCACCTCCGAGTGCACTGGTAACTCAACTCCCTGGATTCAATGGCACTTTTAACTCAAAACATTATGCTGG GTATGTTGATATAGATGAAAGTCATGGAAAGAATTTGTattactattttgttgaatctgAAAGAAATCCATCAAAGGATCCAGTTGTTCTTTGGCTTAATGGTGGACCTGGCTGTTCAAGCTTTGATGGCTTTGTCTATGAGCATG GACCTTTTAATTTTGAGGCGGGAAAGACAAATGATAGCCTGCCTATTCTGCATAACAATCCATACAGTTGGTCAAAG GTTTCCAATATAATATATCTGGATGCTCCTGTTGGTGTTGGATTATCTTACTCGAACGATAAAGCTGACTATTACACAGGGGACTTAAAGACTGCATCTGATACCCATTCGTTTCTCCTCAAG TGGTTTGAGATTTACCCGGAGTTCCTCACAAACCAATTTTACATATCTGGAGAGTCTTATGCTGGAATATACGTGCCAACTCTGGCTTCTGAAATAGCAAAAG GTATTGATGCTGGAGTAAAGCCCGCCATCAACTTTAAG GGTTACATGGTGGGAAATGGCGTGACAGATGATATAATAGACGCTAATGCTCTTGTTCCATTTCAACATGGTATGGGCCTCATTTCAGATAAAATATTCGAG GAAGCAAATGCTGCATGCCAAGGAAACTTCTACAATGAAACGAGTCAGCATTGTAAAGACATGCAAGGTAAAATTAATCGG AATGTTGACGATCTAAACACGTATGACATTCTAGAACCATGTTACCACAACACTGTACCTGATGTAACCACTGATAACTCAAGATTACCAATGAGCTTTCGTAAACTAGGTGAGACAAAAAGGCCTTTTCCTGTCAGAAAAAGAATGTTTGGCCGTGCTTGGCCTTATAATGCTCCAGTAAGAGAGGGACTTGTCCCATCTTGGCCGGAGATTTTCAAACATACAAACTACGTCCCTTGCATT AGTGATCGTATTGCTACTGTGTGGCTAAACAATGAAGATGTTCGTAAAGCAATTCATGCTGAACCA ATAACTGTGATAGGTCGCTGGCGGCTTTGCTCAAACAAACTAATCTTCACTCATGATACTGGAAGCATGATTCCATATCACAAAAACCTCACAGCTCGGGGCTACAGGGCACTCATATACAG TGGGGATCACGATATGTGTGTACCATACACTGGTTCAGAAAAATGGACAAGTTCACTTGGATATGCAATCGTGGATGAATGGAGGCCTTGGTATACGaaagaagaaattcaagg ATACGTACAAGTTGCAGG TTACACACAAGGTTATGCCAACAACCTCACTTTTCTGACTATTAAG GGAGCTGGACACACCGTGCCTGAGTACAAACCACTAGAGGCATTGGAGTTCTATGAACGTTGGCTAGAGGGCAAGAAGATATGA
- the LOC125872048 gene encoding serine carboxypeptidase-like 20 isoform X7, whose protein sequence is MAKKNVLHYNILVISLLAFLFLVTEGAPQSALVTQLPGFNGTFNSKHYAGYVTIDESHGKNLYYYFVESERDPSNDPVVLWLNGGPGCSSFDGFVYEHGPFNFDFGKPSGSLPSLHNNPYSWSKVSNIIYLDSPVGVGLSYSNNKSDYVTGDLKTASDSHSFLLKWFEIYPEFLTNPFYISGESYAGIYVPTLASEVVKGIDAGVKPAINFKGYMVGNGVTDEKIDGNAIVPFQHGMGLISDDLYEEAIVACHGNFYEPADSNCSEVLNKIDQVVYDVNIYDILEPCYHSKEPSVITTGNSRLPMSFRKLGETERPLPVRKRMFGRAWPYKAPVRAGHVPTWPEILNSAEVPCTDDRVATLWLNNADVRKAIHAEPATVIGPWELCTDKIYLYHDSGSMIPYHKNLTARGYRAIIFSGDHDMCVPFTGSAVWTRSLGYPIMDEWRAWYVNEQVAGFIQGYDNNLIFMTIKGSGHTVPEYKPQEALAFYTRWLEGKKI, encoded by the exons ATggcaaaaaaaaatgttttacaCTATAACATACTTGTAATTAGTTTGTTGgcatttttgtttttggtaacAGAAGGGGCACCTCAGAGTGCACTGGTAACTCAACTCCCTGGCTTCAATGGCACTTTTAACTCAAAACATTATGCTGG GTATGTTACTATAGATGAAAGTCATGGCAAGAATTTGTATTACTACTTTGTTGAATCTGAAAGAGACCCATCAAATGATCCAGTTGTTCTTTGGCTTAATGGAGGACCTGGTTGTTCAAGCTTTGATGGCTTTGTCTATGAGCATG GgccttttaattttgattttggaaaGCCAAGTGGTAGCCTGCCTTCTCTGCATAATAATCCATACAGTTGGTCTAAG GTTTCCAATATAATATATCTGGACTCTCCTGTTGGCGTTGGATTGTCTTACTCGAACAATAAATCTGACTACGTGACAGGAGACTTAAAGACTGCATCTGATAGCCACTCATTTCTCCTCAAG TGGTTTGAGATCTACCCGGAGTTCCTCACGAACCCATTTTACATATCTGGAGAGTCTTATGCTGGAATATACGTGCCAACTCTGGCTTCTGAAGTAGTAAAAG GTATTGATGCTGGAGTAAAGCCTGCTATCAACTTTAAG GGTTACATGGTGGGAAATGGCGTGACAGATGAGAAAATAGACGGTAATGCTATTGTTCCATTTCAACATGGTATGGGCCTCATTTCAGATGACTTATATGAG GAAGCTATTGTTGCATGCCATGGAAATTTCTACGAACCAGCGGATAGTAATTGTTCAGAAGTGCTTAATAAAATTGATCAG GTAGTTTATGATGTAAACATTTATGACATTCTAGAACCATGTTACCACAGCAAAGAACCTAGTGTAATTACCACTGGTAACTCAAGATTGCCTATGAGCTTTCGTAAACTAGGTGAGACAGAAAGGCCTCTTCCTGTCAGAAAAAGAATGTTTGGCCGTGCATGGCCTTATAAAGCTCCAGTAAGAGCCGGACATGTCCCAACTTGGCCGGAGATTCTCAATAGTGCAGAAGTCCCTTGCACT GATGATCGTGTTGCTACTCTGTGGCTCAACAATGCAGATGTTCGTAAAGCAATTCATGCTGAACCA GCAACTGTGATAGGTCCCTGGGAGCTATGCACAGACAAAATATATCTGTATCATGATTCTGGAAGCATGATTCCGTATCACAAAAATCTCACAGCTCGGGGCTATCGGGCAATCATATTCAG TGGGGATCACGATATGTGTGTTCCATTCACTGGTTCAGCAGTATGGACAAGATCTCTTGGATATCCGATCATGGATGAATGGAGGGCTTGGTATGTGAATGAACAAGTTGCAGG TTTCATACAAGGTTATGACAACAACCTCATTTTTATGACTATTAAG GGATCTGGACACACCGTGCCAGAGTACAAACCACAAGAGGCGTTGGCGTTCTACACCCGCTGGCTAGAGGGCAAGAAGATATGA